The stretch of DNA CACCCCGAGGAGCTGCTGGCCCTCATCCGCGCGGCCGGCGCCGGACAGGCATGGGACGAGCTGCGGTATGCCGGGCAGTTCCTGAAAGAGGTGCGCCGGGACGGCGGTGTCGAGCCCCTGCTGTCGGCGCCCGTCGCCCTGACTCCGCGCGAACTCCAGGTGGTGGCGGCCCTCGTGGGCGGCGCGAGCAACGCCGCCATCGCCGGCAACCTCGGCCTGCGCCCACAGACGATCAAGAACCGCCTGTCGACGATCTTCGACAAGGTGGGGGTCTCCAGCCGTCTGGAGTTGGCGCTGTACGCCGTGCACCACCGGCTGGCGGACGCGCCGAAGTCCTGAGCCCGCGCGGCGATCCCGGAAGAACGACGATCCGGACGAACTAGGTACCTAGGTCCTGGTACCTTGAGACCCTATCTGAGCGGCAGGGAGTCGGGACATCATCCCGTCGTCCGCGGGGCGTCCATCCGACTTCCCGTACCGTGGGCGACCCTTCGTGCGGGAGACAGCGACGGCTCAGGAGCAGTCCGAACGGCATGCCGCGGGCCGGGAGTCCCCGCGCCAGGGGCTGCCTGGTACTCCCGGGCGGCGCGCCTCCGACACGTCATCCGACGATCCCGCGTCCGATGGCCGTGCGCGTCTCCGCGTGGCCCTCTCCTGCCGGCCGGCGCTCTTCTGCGCGATCCTGGCCGACTACCTGACGCACGCGCCCGGTATCGAGGTGGTCGCGGCCGCGGTCCAGTACGCGGACCTCCTTGGGACCCTCCACGTCCTCGCGCCCCACGTCGTGGTCGTGGACCTCGACGCCTTCCTGGCCCACCTGGACGTGTTCCGCCAGGTGACGACCTCACCGGACGGACCGCGCGCGCTCGTGGTCGCGTCGCCCGACGATGCCGACGCGGTCGTGGAGGCACTGCGGGCGGGTGCCTGGGGCGCCGTGTTCCGCACCGCCGATCCGACGCAGCTCGTCTCGTTGATCCGCGCCGCCGCGTCCGGGCTGGCGTGGGAGAGCCTGGACTATGCGGGACACCTCACCCGGTCCCTCACCCGCGTGCCAACGGGCGACGGCGGCATCCGGCGGGCCGTCCTCACGGATCGCGAACGCCAGCTCGTGGCCGAGCTCGTCGCGGGCGCCTCCAACGCGGACATCGCGAGTGCGCTCGGCCTTCGGACGCAGACGGTGAAGAACCGCCTCTCGGCCATCTTCGACAAGGTGGGCGTGTCCACGCGCCTCGAACTCGCGCTCTACGCCGTCCGGCACGGGTTGGTCGACCGCCAGCCACCGCCAGACGGCGGGACTCCGTAGGCGCGGAACGACCAGGTCTCACCCGGGCCGCAGCGTGTGCAACGGCCCGATGCGCGTCAGGATGGGCCACGCGCGGTGGATGGCGGCCACCACGATCAGCACGCCGACGCCGCCGCCCACCACCGATACCACCGGCCCGAAGAGCGCCGCGGTGACGCCGCTCTCGAAGGCGCCGAACTCGTTCGAGAAGCCCACGAACACCGACTTGATGGCGGACACCCGCCCCCTCAGCTCGTCGGGCGTGATGACCTGTTCGAGGGTCAGGCGGATGACCACGCTGATCGAGTCGAACACGCCGGTCGCGAAGAGGCACGCCATCGACAGCAGGAAGTCCTTGGACAGGCCGAGGCCGATCGTGGCCACGCCGTAGCCCGAGACGGCCGTCAGCAGCACGCGGCCCGGGTGCTGCCACGGGCGGAGGCGGGTCTGCACCAGGCCCGTGAGCGTGGCGCCGACAGCGGGCGCCGCCCGCAGCCAGCCGAGCCCCGCCGGACCGACCTGCAGGATGTCCTTGGCGAAGATGGGGAGCAGCGCCGTGGCGCCCCCGAGCAGGACGGCGAAGAGGTCCAGCGTGATGGCGGCCAGGTAGATCGGCGTGGCGCGGACGAAGCGGAAGCCCTCGAACGCGCCGCGCCAGCCGCTGGTCGTGGCCGTGGGCAGCGGATGCACCTCGGGCAGCCGCAGCAGCTGGATCACGAAGAGCAGCTGGCCCGCCGCCGCCACGGCGAGCGCGAGGGCGGCGCCGTTGGTCAGCGCGATCAGCCACCCGGCGAGCGCCGGGCCGGTCACGGCGGCCATCTGGAAGGTGGACGACACCCACGCGTTGGCGTTGGCGAACTCCGCCGGCGTCAGGAGGCGCGGCAGGATGGTGACGGCCGCCGGCGTGGCGAACGCCCGCGCCGCCCCCACGAACACGAGCAGGCCGTAGATGGGCGCGACCGACGTGGTGGTGCCGGCGGCCAGGGCCATGAGGGCGGTCGCGAGGGCCAGCGTGGCATGGCCCAGCGCCGCCACCCTCCGGCGGGGGAACCGGTCCGCCACGGTGCCCGTGATCGGCATCAGCAGGAAGACCGGCGCCAGCTCGGTGGCCCCGAGCAGGCCGAGCGCCCACGCGCTGCCGGTCAGCTCGTAGAGGTGCCAGCCGATCGACACCGACATCATCTGCAGTCCCAGGACCGCGCCGAAGCGCCCTCCGGCAAACCGGCGGACGATCGGATTGCGCAGCGCGGCGTAGGCGTCGAGCGACGACATGAACGGGCGAGGCGATCTTACCGGCCGGCCGCCCGCCCGCAACCGGCGAGGGTCCGGGCGCCGCCGAAGCGGTTGCGCAGGCACGCCAAACCCGATAGCGTCCCGTCGGGCGGTCCCGGCTGTCCCGGCGCCAGAGGGCGAGGGGCAGGGACCGCGCGTTCGGAGGAGAGCCATGACGCGCTCGATGTGGATGGGAATGGTCTTGGGGGCCTGGATGCTGGCGTCGCCCGCGGGCAGCGCCGCCCAGTCACCGGCGTTCAAGGTGCTGGCCACGAGCCGCACCGCGACGATGGAGAAGGAGATGAACGAGGCCGCCAGGATGGGGCTCCGTTTCGGCGCCGTGATGGGCGGCGAGACGGCCGCCGGCGGCAAGGAAGTCGTGGTCGTGATGAAGCGGCCGGATGGCGACTCGGCGCCGTTCCAGTACCGCCTCCTCGCCACGTCGAAGACCTCGACGATGAAGCGCGAACTGCAGGACGCCGCCGACGCCGGCTACGTCTACGTCGGCCAGACGGTGTTCGAGACGCTGTTCGGAGGCAAGGAGGTGGTCTGCATCCTGGAGCGCCAGGAGGGGAACCGGGGCGACTCGGGGTTCGAGTACGAGCTGCTCGCCACCAACAAGACGTCCACCATGGACAAGGAGCTGCAGAAGGCCGCGGCGGACGGGTTCGAGCTGGTCGGCCTCACCCTGGGGCAGACCGCGCTCGGGGGTTCGGAGCTCGTGACGATCCTCCGCCGCAAGCGCTGATCACGCCGGGCACGAACCGTCGCCAGGCTGGGCTCGCGAGTCCCGCTACCTGTACTATACGGGCGCCCGTGGCGGCCATCGCCGGCCGGCCGGGCAGACCGTCTCCAAGGAGCGCTCATGTTCACGCATCAGTCCAGGTTCCGCGCGATGGCCCTCGTCCTGCTCGTGCCGCTGGCGGCCGCCGCCCAGATCGACACGGGCACGATCGTCGGGCGGGTGAGGGACTCGTCGGGCGCGGTGCTGCCGGGGGTGACCGTCACGCTCACGCAGGAAGAGACGGGCGTGGTCACGACCACCGTCTCGAACGCCAGCGGCGAGTACGTGTTCCCGGGCCAGCGCATCGGCCGCTACACAGTGGCCGCCGAGCTCGAGGGCTTCAAGAAGACGGCGTACGACGGCGTGCGCCTGAACGTCCAGGCGCGGCTGCAGCTCGACTTCGACCTCGAGGTGGGCGCCATCAGCGAGCAGGTCACGGTGACCGGCCGCGCGGAGCTCCTGCAGACGCAGTCGGCGGACATCGGCAACATCGTGGACGAGCGCCAGGTGCGCGACCTGCCGCTCCTGGGCCGCCGCTACTCCGAGCTGGCCTTCCTGACGCCCGGCGTCGTCGCGGCGCCGGCCGGCATCGCGAGCCGCGGCGAGGACACGTTCTTCAACGCCAACGGCAACTACGCCACCTGGAACAACTACACGCTCGACGGCGCCGACAACAACTCGTTCTCCACGAACCTCCAGGAGCGGAGCCCGCAGGTGGTGCAGCCGCCGGTGGACGCCCTGCAGGAGTTCAAGGTCCAGACGCGCACCTACTCGGCCGAGTTCGGCAAGGCGGCCGGCGCCGTGATCAACGCGTCGGTGAAGCAGGGCACCAACCAGTTCCGCGGATCGGTCTACGACTTCTTCCGCGACGAGGCCTTCAACGCGAACACCTGGGACAACAACCGCGCCGGACGGCCCAAGGGGCCGTTCAACCAGCAGATCGGCGGCGTGACCTTCGGCGGTCCCATCCGCCGCGGCAAGACGTTCTTCTTCGGCGACTACCAGGCCACGCGCTCGGACCGTGCGCTCTCGCAGACCGCCACGGTGCCGACGGCCCAGATGCGGACCGGCGACCTGAGCGAGCTCACCGGCACGATGGTGGCCTCGAATCCGTTCGTGCCGGCCGGCTGCGTGGACGCCGCGGCGCACCGCATCAACCCCGCGTGCATCGACCCGGTGGCGGCCAGGCTCATTCAGCTCTACCCGCTGCCGAACGTCCCGGGCGCCGGGTTCTTCAACAACAACTTCATCTCGAACGGCACGCTGAAGAACGACATCAACCAGTTCGACGTGCGCGTGGACCACAACCTGTCCCAGCGCGACAACCTGTTCGTCCGCTACTCGTTCCAGCAGACCGATCGGTCGGAGCCGCCGGTGCTCGACGACCCGGTGGCCTCGGGCGACTTCGCGAGCCAGTACCTGATTCGCGGTCAGAACGCGGTGGGCGGCTGGTCGCGCGTCTTCGGCGCCAGCGTCTTCAGCGAGTTCCGCGCCGCCTACAACCGCGTGCGGTCCGACGCCGTGCACCCGGCCTTCGGCGTGGATTCCGACACGCAATACGGCATCATCGGCGTGCCGAAGGACCCGCGCTTCTACGGCGGCCTGCCGCACATGCCGA from Vicinamibacterales bacterium encodes:
- a CDS encoding MFS transporter — translated: MSSLDAYAALRNPIVRRFAGGRFGAVLGLQMMSVSIGWHLYELTGSAWALGLLGATELAPVFLLMPITGTVADRFPRRRVAALGHATLALATALMALAAGTTTSVAPIYGLLVFVGAARAFATPAAVTILPRLLTPAEFANANAWVSSTFQMAAVTGPALAGWLIALTNGAALALAVAAAGQLLFVIQLLRLPEVHPLPTATTSGWRGAFEGFRFVRATPIYLAAITLDLFAVLLGGATALLPIFAKDILQVGPAGLGWLRAAPAVGATLTGLVQTRLRPWQHPGRVLLTAVSGYGVATIGLGLSKDFLLSMACLFATGVFDSISVVIRLTLEQVITPDELRGRVSAIKSVFVGFSNEFGAFESGVTAALFGPVVSVVGGGVGVLIVVAAIHRAWPILTRIGPLHTLRPG
- a CDS encoding response regulator transcription factor, whose product is MALSCRPALFCAILADYLTHAPGIEVVAAAVQYADLLGTLHVLAPHVVVVDLDAFLAHLDVFRQVTTSPDGPRALVVASPDDADAVVEALRAGAWGAVFRTADPTQLVSLIRAAASGLAWESLDYAGHLTRSLTRVPTGDGGIRRAVLTDRERQLVAELVAGASNADIASALGLRTQTVKNRLSAIFDKVGVSTRLELALYAVRHGLVDRQPPPDGGTP
- a CDS encoding response regulator transcription factor translates to MCEPGDAAGMAAGDWVTRHVIVAELDRFLQGPPEFLAHGSHARLLLLASATTSARVLDALRLGAWGVVRFDAHPEELLALIRAAGAGQAWDELRYAGQFLKEVRRDGGVEPLLSAPVALTPRELQVVAALVGGASNAAIAGNLGLRPQTIKNRLSTIFDKVGVSSRLELALYAVHHRLADAPKS